Genomic DNA from Streptacidiphilus rugosus AM-16:
GTCGAACAGGCTCATCCCGGCCGCGAACAGCAGCGGCAGGCAGACGATCGCGTACCAGGGCAGTCCGGCGGCCGCGCCGGAACCGGCCATGACCATCAGGGTGACCTCGGTGGCCGTGTCGAAGCCGACGCCGAACAGCAGCCCCACCAGCCACATCTGGCCGGGGCGGGTGATGGACCTGGTGAGCCTGCCGAGGATGCGGTTCATGAAGCCGCGGTTGTCGAGGTGCTTCTCCAGCTCGTGCTCGTCGAACTGGCCGGCGCGCATCGCCTTGAAGACCCGCCAGATCCCGACCAGGGCGAGCAGGTTGAGCGCCGCGATCAGGTACAGGAAGCTGCCGGAGGCCAGGGTGCTGACCAGGCCCAGGTGCTGGCGCACGCTGGAGTTGTCGTTGGTCAGCGTCGTGGCCTCGCGCACGCCCGTCGCGATCCCGGCGGCCAGGACGATCACGATGGACGAGTGGCCCAGGGCGAACCAGAAGCCCACCGAGATCGGCCGCTTGCCGTCGGCCATCAGCTTTCTGGTGGTGTTGTCGATCGCGGCGATGTGGTCGGCGTCGAAGGCGTGCCGCATGCCGAGGGTGTAGGCGGTCACGCCGAGGCCCAGGCCGAACACCTGTCCGCCGACGTTGTAGTGATGGGGCGCCACCAGCATGGCCAGGATGCCGAAGGCGAGGACGTGCAGAGCGGCGATCACGGCGAGCAGGCCGCCGGTGCGCCACCAGTCCCTGCGCTCCCAGCGGAGTACCGGGGCGGCGGATGTCGCGCCGGGCAGGACGGCGGTCGCGGAGCCGTTTTCGGGCAGGGTCATATCAGGGCAGCCTCTCCAGCACCTCGTGGATGGTGTGTTGCGGTGCCGTGGCCGGTCTCCTGGCTGACGGGTGGTGCCGCCCCGGCATCCGGCCTTCCCAGGCGCGACTGCGCCCAGTGGCCCCCCGCGGTCACCAGGACCGCGGGAACGATGCGAGGACTTCCCGATCACAGTGGCGAGGGCCGCTCCGGCTTTGAACCGGTCTTCCCGAACACCACGGCACAGCCACCCTAGGGCCGTGGACGAATCGCCCACAAGCCTGCACAGGTGCGCAGGTGTTGCAGATCACCTCCTGGGACAGGTGGAATGGCCGAATGCATCTCGTTCCCGCTGAGCGCGCCCACCGCAAGGTCATCGACGACCACACCGTGTGCGAGGCCATCGAGGGCATCGGCGACCCGGACCGGCTGCCCGCGTGGGCCGACCGCTTCGCCCTGCTCGGCGAGCCCCACCGGCTGTCCGTCCTGCTCGCCGTGCACCACGCCGGACCCATCGCCGTCACCGACCTGGCCACCGCCACCGGGCTCGACGACACCACCGTCTCCCGGATCCTGCGTCTGCTCCGCGCCTCGGGCACCGTCGCCGCGGACAAGGACGGCCGCATCGTCCGCTACCGGCTGACCGAACCGCTCATCGCCGCGCTGCTGGACCGGATCGCGATCGTCTGACGCCGCCGCGGTGCGGGGCTGGGGCATGATGGGCTGGTGGATGTCGAGCCGTACCGCGGTGAGCTGTTGGCCTTCTGCTACCGGATGCTGGGCTCGTTCCAGGAGGCGGAGGACCTCACCCAGGAGACGATGCTGCGCGCCTGGAAGGCGCGGGACCGCTACGACCCCGCGCGCGCGTCCGTGCGCACCTGGCTCTACCGGATCGCGGCCAACGCCTGCCTGACCGCTCTCGACGGGCGAGGGCGGCGACCGCTGCCCTCCGGCCTCGGGGCGCCCGGCGACGATCCTGGCGGCGCGTTGCCGCCCGCACTCGACATCCCGTGGCTGGAACCGTTCCCCGACGCGCGGGTCGAGGTCGACCTGCGGGCCGACCTGCGGCTGGCCTGGGTCGCGGCGGTCCAGACGCTGTCCGCGCGGCAGCGGGCGGTCCTGGTGCTGCGGGAGGTGCTGCAGTTCAGCGCGGCCGAGGTGGC
This window encodes:
- a CDS encoding ArsR/SmtB family transcription factor, translated to MHLVPAERAHRKVIDDHTVCEAIEGIGDPDRLPAWADRFALLGEPHRLSVLLAVHHAGPIAVTDLATATGLDDTTVSRILRLLRASGTVAADKDGRIVRYRLTEPLIAALLDRIAIV
- the nicT gene encoding Nickel transporter NicT translates to MTLPENGSATAVLPGATSAAPVLRWERRDWWRTGGLLAVIAALHVLAFGILAMLVAPHHYNVGGQVFGLGLGVTAYTLGMRHAFDADHIAAIDNTTRKLMADGKRPISVGFWFALGHSSIVIVLAAGIATGVREATTLTNDNSSVRQHLGLVSTLASGSFLYLIAALNLLALVGIWRVFKAMRAGQFDEHELEKHLDNRGFMNRILGRLTRSITRPGQMWLVGLLFGVGFDTATEVTLMVMAGSGAAAGLPWYAIVCLPLLFAAGMSLFDTLDGTFMNFAYHWAFSNPVRKVYYNLTITGLSIAVAFLIGTIELVGILHDQLNLTDPVSGWISGIDLNNVGFVIVGLFVVVWAVAIGYWRLARVEHRWHRAATPSPSD